In a single window of the Paenibacillus sp. MMS20-IR301 genome:
- the glp gene encoding gephyrin-like molybdotransferase Glp: protein MNNSEEYSSSKFQRTVISVEEAGARLAAYAVLLEQEVVPLNQSCGRMLAEPVHTPHPFPAFDRSAMDGFAVLAADTAAATEDNKVWLEIADFIPCGAVASRDVTSGTAARIMTGAQIPGSADTVIMMEATESRVVNGITYVGICKPQEAGLHITPCGLEMQTGELVLQAGKIIGAGDIAVLAALGVSAVPVRRRPKVAVFATGTELLDVSVPLEPGKIRNSNSPMLEALIKEAGGEPVMLGTIADNLELARHKVQMALEAYDLVITTGGVSVGDYDIMGDLVREQSGEMLFNKIAMRPGSVTTAAVRGGTLLLALSGNPGACFTGFQLLARPVIGMMQGAAQPKLPEWNARLGADYKRSNSYTRFVRARLELREGMLYAHPAAVDESSVMVTIKDSDCLIVIPPNSGLISAGELVTIIKLPGEIRG from the coding sequence ATGAACAACTCAGAGGAATACAGCAGCAGTAAATTTCAGCGTACAGTGATTTCCGTAGAAGAGGCCGGGGCAAGGCTGGCTGCTTATGCAGTACTGCTGGAACAAGAAGTGGTCCCCTTGAATCAAAGCTGCGGACGCATGCTGGCTGAGCCGGTACATACTCCGCATCCGTTTCCGGCGTTTGACCGCTCCGCTATGGACGGGTTTGCCGTCCTTGCGGCAGATACTGCGGCTGCAACAGAAGATAATAAGGTCTGGCTTGAGATTGCGGACTTTATCCCCTGCGGTGCAGTGGCTTCCAGAGATGTAACTTCCGGGACAGCTGCACGGATTATGACCGGAGCGCAAATTCCGGGCAGTGCAGATACGGTAATTATGATGGAGGCCACCGAGAGCAGGGTGGTGAACGGCATTACTTATGTCGGCATCTGCAAGCCGCAGGAGGCGGGATTACATATTACTCCTTGCGGCTTAGAGATGCAAACCGGGGAACTGGTGCTGCAAGCCGGCAAAATCATCGGTGCTGGTGATATCGCAGTGCTGGCTGCACTCGGAGTGTCCGCTGTTCCAGTGCGCCGCAGGCCGAAGGTAGCCGTTTTTGCGACCGGAACTGAGCTGCTGGATGTCAGTGTGCCGCTTGAGCCGGGTAAAATCCGCAACAGTAATTCACCGATGCTCGAAGCGCTTATTAAGGAGGCCGGCGGAGAACCTGTTATGCTGGGTACAATTGCTGATAATCTGGAGCTGGCCCGCCATAAAGTACAGATGGCACTGGAGGCTTATGATCTGGTGATTACCACGGGAGGGGTCTCGGTCGGCGATTACGATATTATGGGTGATTTGGTCCGGGAGCAGAGCGGTGAGATGTTGTTCAACAAAATAGCCATGCGGCCCGGCAGCGTAACCACCGCAGCAGTCCGCGGGGGAACACTTCTGCTTGCATTGTCAGGCAACCCCGGTGCCTGTTTCACTGGATTTCAGCTGTTAGCCCGTCCCGTGATCGGTATGATGCAGGGTGCGGCACAGCCTAAGCTGCCGGAATGGAACGCACGGCTGGGGGCGGATTATAAGCGGAGCAACAGCTATACACGGTTTGTCCGTGCCCGGCTGGAGCTCCGGGAGGGAATGCTCTATGCGCATCCGGCTGCTGTGGATGAATCTTCGGTAATGGTGACGATTAAAGACAGTGATTGTCTGATTGTTATTCCGCCTAACAGTGGCCTTATATCCGCCGGAGAGCTGGTCACCATCATTAAGCTGCCGGGTGAAATCCGCGGCTGA
- a CDS encoding pentapeptide repeat-containing protein, with amino-acid sequence MTDHPLSQVSFQHPGLPELHSDCLSCFGLCCAALPFAASSDFAIDKQAGQPCPNLRGDFRCGIHTELRTRGFRGCTVYDCFGAGQKVSQQTYGGHDWRQAPETAGQMFEAFLVMRQLHELLWYLHEAIDFYAVDSLHSSMKSLLEQTTELTSLPPDELVKLNVPLHRAEINGLLLQASELTRTATLKQLKPAPGRQKNYGRGADLIGAKLRQADLRCTSLRGAYLIAADLSGADLRYCDLIGADLRDTNLCSADLRHALFLTQAQLQAAKGDHTTRLPERLSYPEHWAAALH; translated from the coding sequence GTGACTGATCATCCATTATCCCAAGTTTCCTTTCAACATCCCGGCCTGCCGGAGCTGCATTCCGACTGCCTAAGCTGCTTCGGCTTGTGCTGCGCGGCGCTGCCGTTCGCGGCTTCATCTGATTTCGCCATCGACAAGCAGGCCGGACAGCCTTGTCCTAATCTGCGCGGGGATTTCCGCTGCGGCATTCATACGGAGCTTAGAACGCGCGGCTTCCGGGGCTGTACCGTATATGACTGCTTCGGAGCCGGGCAGAAAGTCTCGCAGCAGACTTACGGCGGGCACGACTGGCGGCAGGCGCCGGAAACAGCAGGCCAGATGTTCGAAGCGTTCCTGGTAATGCGCCAGCTCCATGAACTGCTGTGGTATCTGCATGAGGCTATAGACTTCTACGCCGTGGACAGTCTGCATAGCTCAATGAAATCACTGCTAGAGCAGACTACAGAGCTAACCAGTCTCCCGCCTGATGAGCTTGTAAAGCTCAATGTGCCGCTGCACCGGGCGGAGATCAACGGGCTGCTGCTGCAGGCCAGTGAACTGACGCGCACGGCGACCCTGAAGCAGCTGAAGCCGGCACCCGGACGCCAGAAGAACTACGGCCGTGGCGCAGATCTGATCGGCGCGAAGCTGCGCCAGGCCGATCTGCGCTGCACCAGCTTGCGCGGGGCATACCTGATTGCCGCTGACCTCAGCGGTGCGGATCTGCGTTACTGTGATTTAATCGGTGCGGATCTGCGCGACACGAACCTGTGCAGCGCGGACCTGCGGCACGCCCTCTTCCTTACCCAGGCACAGCTGCAAGCCGCCAAGGGAGATCACACGACCAGGCTGCCGGAGAGATTGTCATATCCTGAGCATTGGGCCGCAGCACTGCATTAA
- the xerS gene encoding tyrosine recombinase XerS yields MSIQKTADRQKLDQRLPLMPWFVQQFIDYKRPDLSPSTLLEYIRDYESFFGWLRGEGLSAGASNAEITLLELETLHMDSIVGYRLHLTTRAESANSRVTVSRKLSALRSLFHYLSQIAEDEDFYPLLKRNIMAKVEIKRIHKPKDTAAKLKGKILEDEELLEFVGYIYEGYGKDVEANKQAYYSFQLNRERDACIASLILNSGLRVSEVVNLNMDDLDLNNKLIYVFRKGHNDETFKTPVYFREQSKDDLSLYLSLRQSRYKTPKREKALFIALPNGSTEGKRMTKRAIQEMIIKYAKRFGKPYLTVHKLRHSFATDYYLQNDIYRTKEQLGHASTETTEIYAHLTDKTMSEAIERRLENEAQKE; encoded by the coding sequence ATCAGCATTCAAAAAACAGCCGACCGCCAAAAGCTCGACCAGCGGCTGCCGTTAATGCCCTGGTTCGTGCAGCAGTTTATAGATTATAAACGGCCCGACCTCTCCCCCTCCACGCTGCTGGAGTATATCCGCGATTATGAATCTTTTTTCGGCTGGCTGCGGGGTGAAGGGCTGTCTGCCGGCGCAAGCAACGCCGAGATCACATTATTAGAGCTGGAAACCCTGCACATGGACAGCATTGTCGGATACCGGCTGCATCTGACAACCCGGGCGGAGAGTGCGAATAGCCGTGTGACCGTGTCCCGGAAGCTGTCTGCACTGCGCTCCCTCTTCCATTACTTGAGCCAGATTGCCGAGGATGAGGACTTTTATCCGCTGCTGAAGCGGAATATCATGGCCAAGGTGGAGATCAAACGCATCCACAAGCCGAAGGATACGGCAGCCAAGCTGAAAGGCAAAATCCTTGAGGACGAGGAGCTGCTGGAGTTCGTAGGATATATCTATGAAGGCTACGGCAAGGATGTGGAGGCCAATAAACAGGCTTATTACTCTTTTCAGCTTAACCGTGAACGGGATGCCTGCATCGCCAGCCTGATTCTGAACTCCGGCCTGCGTGTCTCCGAGGTGGTCAATCTGAATATGGATGACTTAGATCTGAACAACAAGCTGATCTATGTATTCCGCAAGGGGCATAACGACGAGACATTCAAGACTCCGGTCTATTTCCGCGAGCAGTCAAAAGATGATCTAAGCCTGTATCTCAGCCTTCGCCAGAGCCGCTATAAGACACCGAAACGGGAAAAAGCCCTGTTCATCGCGCTCCCTAACGGCAGTACCGAGGGGAAACGGATGACCAAACGGGCGATCCAGGAGATGATTATCAAATACGCCAAACGTTTCGGCAAGCCTTATCTGACGGTGCATAAGCTGCGGCATTCCTTCGCCACCGACTACTATCTGCAAAATGATATTTACCGGACGAAGGAACAGCTTGGACATGCTTCAACAGAGACTACCGAAATCTATGCCCATCTCACCGATAAAACAATGTCGGAAGCAATTGAGCGCCGCCTGGAGAACGAAGCCCAGAAAGAATAA
- a CDS encoding GNAT family N-acetyltransferase, whose product MELGIELVPKEQKQMLNRLMQFYLYDFTRYLELQVDRDGLFPAYPGLEAYWSSGTNKFPYVFTVDGNIAGFALVDRLLRDPEGQFYMTEFFVMQRYRRSGVGTWAAHRLFDMFPGDWKVSQIRANLPARSFWHRVIGEYTGGDFKERFNTRQGNPSQYFSTIHSNPNINRMKK is encoded by the coding sequence ATGGAACTTGGAATCGAGCTGGTTCCTAAAGAGCAGAAGCAGATGTTAAACAGATTAATGCAGTTTTACCTGTATGATTTCACCCGTTATCTGGAGCTGCAGGTGGACCGGGACGGGTTATTTCCCGCCTATCCGGGACTTGAAGCTTACTGGAGCAGCGGCACCAATAAATTCCCGTATGTGTTCACAGTAGACGGCAATATTGCCGGGTTCGCCCTGGTTGACCGGCTGCTGCGCGACCCGGAGGGGCAGTTTTATATGACAGAGTTCTTTGTCATGCAAAGATACCGCCGCAGCGGAGTGGGAACCTGGGCCGCACACCGGCTGTTCGATATGTTTCCCGGCGACTGGAAGGTATCCCAGATCCGGGCGAACCTACCGGCGCGCAGCTTCTGGCACCGGGTGATCGGGGAATACACGGGCGGTGACTTCAAAGAGCGTTTCAATACACGCCAGGGGAATCCCAGCCAATATTTCAGTACCATACACTCGAATCCGAACATTAACCGGATGAAGAAATAA
- a CDS encoding AbrB family transcriptional regulator, with amino-acid sequence MSRQSTPAISKAISQPLSILITLATALAGGGIFMLLHWPLPWLLGPMIAALISSNLRKQAYSWPGQIRNTGMIIVGYTIGLSLTAPALTEISRQLPAMLLMTALLLLFCAGIAVLVSKVSGTNYKTILLGSIPGGLTQMLVLAEESEDVNLTVVTVIQVIRLMMIIICIPLLIYSPLFAGHAGGADSTPLVSAAAESTGVLFPNIIYFGIACTLCGIGGQKIKFPTAFLLGPAIITAVLQISGLEGTMLPAVLTNAAQLMIGVYVGLLLDPRKLNHKLLTLSLAVGSGAVLIAGAYGFSLLFAYLESVSAATALLSLAPGGMDQMSLIAHEVGAELPTVAGFQLFRTFFIFFAVPPLFKLIFHERKRKPEAAGTKLT; translated from the coding sequence ATGTCAAGACAATCAACACCAGCAATATCCAAAGCTATATCTCAGCCGCTGTCCATCCTGATTACGCTCGCAACTGCTCTGGCTGGCGGCGGTATATTCATGCTGCTGCACTGGCCGCTGCCATGGCTGCTTGGCCCGATGATCGCTGCCCTGATCAGCTCAAATCTGCGCAAGCAGGCTTACTCCTGGCCAGGACAAATCCGGAATACCGGGATGATTATTGTCGGGTACACCATTGGCCTTTCCCTGACTGCCCCGGCGCTCACAGAAATCTCCCGCCAGCTTCCTGCAATGCTGTTGATGACCGCGCTGCTGCTGCTGTTCTGCGCTGGAATAGCTGTTCTGGTCTCCAAGGTGTCCGGAACCAATTACAAAACGATTCTGCTCGGGAGTATTCCCGGCGGGTTAACCCAGATGCTGGTGCTGGCTGAGGAGTCGGAGGATGTTAATCTGACCGTGGTGACAGTGATTCAGGTGATCCGCCTAATGATGATCATCATTTGTATCCCTCTGTTAATTTACAGCCCGCTGTTTGCCGGCCATGCAGGGGGGGCTGACAGTACACCGCTTGTGTCGGCCGCCGCTGAAAGCACAGGCGTGTTGTTCCCGAATATCATCTACTTCGGCATCGCATGCACGCTTTGCGGAATTGGCGGGCAGAAGATTAAGTTTCCTACCGCGTTCCTGCTCGGACCGGCGATCATAACAGCAGTGCTGCAGATCAGCGGCCTTGAGGGGACGATGCTGCCTGCAGTATTAACCAATGCTGCGCAACTGATGATCGGGGTCTACGTTGGATTGCTGCTTGATCCGCGCAAGCTGAACCATAAGCTGCTGACGCTGTCACTTGCGGTAGGGAGCGGGGCTGTGCTGATTGCCGGTGCTTACGGCTTCAGCCTGCTGTTTGCTTATCTGGAATCCGTATCTGCGGCGACTGCACTGCTGAGCCTGGCGCCGGGCGGGATGGATCAGATGAGTCTGATTGCGCATGAGGTCGGGGCCGAATTGCCGACAGTTGCCGGTTTCCAGCTGTTCCGGACATTTTTTATCTTTTTTGCGGTTCCGCCGCTGTTCAAGCTGATTTTTCATGAGCGGAAAAGAAAACCGGAAGCAGCCGGCACTAAGTTAACATAA
- a CDS encoding TetR/AcrR family transcriptional regulator yields MGREQKQEQEREAMRRLILATAAELAAENGLDKLSVRKIAGRMEYSAGIIYHYFQGKEEIVEQLLQQGYQKMISGMDAQVQLPAEQMSAEDKFKYSLTQFIRMGIAERSPYSSIMLNSSPAVLSLTAVLHQGAAQERSAIGMLCSIIGELEGRPLQKAEVTEKTAQVIWSAAFGLIIRLNLEKNLPEAQKEALIDRLVEGMLIIARS; encoded by the coding sequence ATGGGCAGAGAGCAGAAGCAGGAACAGGAACGGGAAGCGATGCGCCGTCTCATTCTGGCAACAGCCGCTGAGCTGGCCGCCGAGAATGGGCTCGATAAGCTGTCCGTCCGCAAAATTGCTGGCCGGATGGAATATTCTGCCGGAATTATCTATCACTATTTTCAAGGGAAGGAGGAGATTGTGGAGCAGCTGCTGCAGCAGGGATACCAGAAGATGATTAGCGGTATGGATGCTCAGGTTCAGCTGCCTGCTGAACAAATGTCTGCGGAAGACAAATTCAAATATTCCCTTACTCAATTTATCCGCATGGGTATAGCTGAGCGTTCGCCATACAGCAGTATTATGTTAAATAGTTCACCAGCCGTCCTCAGTCTCACCGCCGTACTTCATCAGGGAGCAGCGCAGGAACGCAGTGCAATCGGGATGCTCTGCAGCATCATCGGTGAGCTGGAAGGCAGGCCCTTACAGAAGGCAGAGGTGACTGAAAAGACGGCCCAGGTGATCTGGAGCGCTGCTTTTGGGCTGATCATACGGCTGAACTTGGAAAAGAATTTGCCGGAAGCACAGAAGGAGGCGCTGATTGACCGGCTGGTGGAAGGGATGTTAATTATTGCCCGGAGCTAG
- a CDS encoding flavodoxin domain-containing protein — translation MGRTLIVYTSKYGCTEKAALLLKARLDGAEAVNLKSAKVPALTSYDTVILGGSIYFGKIRKEMVQYTAKHEQELSTKRIGLFICAGMRGEQAEQELKQAYPESLNKIAVTRVNLGDEIYPEKLSFMDKWVVRMVRGKGMGAAGGLSMDQLDRFARAMTGSG, via the coding sequence ATGGGACGAACACTGATTGTATATACGAGTAAATACGGCTGTACTGAGAAAGCGGCGTTGCTTCTGAAAGCCAGGCTTGACGGGGCGGAAGCTGTTAATCTGAAATCTGCTAAAGTACCGGCTCTGACCTCATATGACACAGTAATTCTTGGCGGTTCCATATACTTCGGGAAGATCCGCAAAGAAATGGTGCAGTATACTGCGAAGCATGAACAGGAGCTGTCAACTAAGCGGATAGGATTATTCATCTGTGCCGGTATGAGGGGAGAGCAGGCGGAGCAGGAGCTGAAGCAGGCTTATCCTGAATCTCTGAACAAGATTGCTGTCACAAGGGTTAACCTGGGAGATGAGATATATCCGGAAAAGCTTTCTTTTATGGATAAATGGGTTGTGCGGATGGTGAGAGGAAAGGGGATGGGGGCAGCTGGCGGGTTATCCATGGATCAGCTGGACCGGTTTGCTAGGGCGATGACCGGTTCCGGATAG
- a CDS encoding Gfo/Idh/MocA family oxidoreductase: MNIGILGTGFGAYHATLLKQMEFVDRVIVFGRNEGKLLKLQEELGVEITLSIEDILSDPAIDVVDICLPSALHKIYAVEALKSGKHVFCETPVALNLEDARDMLQAEQQYGRRILVNQFIKYEYAHQVLYEAARGATYGKLLHLTLRRETAPVWGDLGLGSIAANLMIHELDFIEWLLDAPALSAVWGTSGGKDGQALVHASFQQPELSAQVIVSSQLPGSHPFTVSYEAYFEQAKLIFHETSNEVGETTATLTSYTAAGKEEIPLSPVNSYEQSLRHALLSLQHGTVSIQSMLHAQKSLETALKLTEQLAKKVHS; the protein is encoded by the coding sequence ATGAATATTGGCATACTGGGAACAGGCTTTGGGGCGTATCACGCTACTCTGCTGAAGCAGATGGAGTTTGTTGACCGGGTCATTGTATTCGGACGGAATGAGGGTAAGCTGCTGAAGCTGCAGGAAGAGCTTGGAGTAGAGATTACGTTATCTATCGAGGATATTCTGTCGGACCCGGCAATAGATGTGGTGGATATTTGTCTGCCGTCTGCACTGCACAAGATTTATGCTGTAGAGGCGCTGAAGAGCGGCAAACATGTTTTTTGCGAAACACCGGTTGCCCTGAATCTGGAGGATGCCCGGGACATGCTGCAAGCCGAACAGCAGTACGGCCGCAGGATTCTGGTCAATCAATTCATCAAATACGAATATGCACATCAGGTTCTATATGAGGCTGCACGCGGAGCGACCTACGGTAAACTGCTGCATCTCACACTGCGCCGGGAAACCGCACCTGTCTGGGGAGATCTCGGCCTCGGGTCCATCGCTGCCAATCTGATGATTCATGAGCTGGACTTTATCGAATGGCTGCTTGATGCTCCGGCATTATCTGCGGTATGGGGAACTTCCGGAGGTAAGGACGGTCAGGCGCTCGTACATGCTTCCTTCCAGCAGCCTGAGCTGAGCGCACAGGTCATTGTCTCTTCCCAATTGCCTGGTTCTCATCCGTTTACAGTAAGCTATGAGGCTTATTTCGAGCAGGCGAAGCTGATTTTTCACGAAACCAGCAATGAGGTTGGCGAGACAACGGCTACCTTGACCAGCTATACTGCTGCAGGCAAAGAAGAGATTCCGCTAAGCCCGGTCAACTCTTATGAGCAAAGCCTGCGCCATGCACTCCTGTCACTGCAGCACGGTACAGTCTCTATTCAATCCATGCTGCACGCGCAGAAATCGCTCGAAACAGCGTTAAAGCTGACGGAGCAGCTTGCAAAAAAAGTTCATTCGTAA
- a CDS encoding WYL domain-containing protein, which translates to MRVHRLIAILLLIESRGKMKASALAEALETSVRSIYRDIDVLAESGIPLCTTTGPGGGISLMEGYTVNLRRLHGEEVVQLFLTGMGMPAEMTGESSLLLTNALLKLEATLPAPYLQDIRTARNRFLFDTAPWWDEQAILPCLETLRAAVWRGTKLKVLYRKVNGDMSHRSLHPYGLVVKQGAWYLVAYCESALEVRTFKCERFASVEGSGENCTIPDDFSLQQYWSESNKTFMDNSKTREFYPVVLRTQGYNQELLNQLEVLATEHARTELIITANMYDYETACAKVLPLLVQAEILEPLPLRDYIAMQIRTWQNIYLCD; encoded by the coding sequence ATGCGGGTACACCGTTTGATTGCGATATTATTACTTATTGAATCCCGGGGGAAAATGAAAGCCTCTGCTCTGGCCGAAGCACTTGAAACATCCGTCCGTTCAATCTACCGGGATATTGATGTACTCGCAGAGTCAGGCATTCCGCTCTGTACCACAACCGGACCCGGGGGCGGGATTTCGCTGATGGAGGGGTATACGGTAAATTTGCGGCGGCTGCATGGGGAAGAGGTGGTTCAGCTTTTTTTGACCGGGATGGGGATGCCTGCTGAAATGACGGGGGAGAGTAGTCTGCTGCTCACCAACGCACTGCTGAAGCTGGAAGCAACTCTGCCCGCTCCGTACCTCCAGGATATCCGGACCGCACGGAACCGGTTCCTGTTCGACACTGCGCCCTGGTGGGATGAACAAGCTATACTGCCTTGTCTGGAGACGCTGCGTGCTGCAGTATGGAGAGGAACCAAGCTCAAGGTGCTGTACCGTAAAGTGAACGGGGATATGTCACATCGTAGCCTGCATCCCTATGGGCTGGTCGTCAAACAGGGCGCGTGGTATCTTGTGGCCTATTGTGAAAGCGCATTGGAGGTCCGTACGTTCAAATGTGAGCGTTTCGCTTCAGTAGAAGGATCAGGGGAGAACTGCACAATTCCGGATGACTTCTCCCTGCAGCAATACTGGTCAGAATCGAATAAGACCTTTATGGATAACAGCAAAACCCGGGAATTCTACCCGGTAGTCCTCCGGACGCAGGGGTACAATCAGGAGCTTCTGAATCAATTGGAAGTACTGGCAACAGAGCACGCCAGAACTGAGCTGATCATTACTGCCAATATGTACGACTATGAGACTGCCTGTGCCAAGGTACTGCCATTGCTGGTGCAGGCTGAAATTCTGGAGCCGCTGCCGCTGCGGGATTATATTGCAATGCAGATTCGGACGTGGCAAAATATATATTTGTGCGACTAG
- a CDS encoding MFS transporter, whose translation MKQHLRHIHPLAWTIIIGTMFGRMVTSMSIPFLSIYLTQVLGASSTETGFTVAVSSLAGVMISFYGGYISDVIGRRIVMLVSVFGWACVFFGFAAAQHLWVFFLVNTLNGLCRAVFEPTSRALLSDITPKEHKLLVFNLRYAAVNVGVVFGPIIGLQLGSAKSTFPFLIAGLVYIAYGLVLFLQFSVHKSSLPVHGEAQTPKLREALATTGRDKVFLPVLLGTIFCVLGYGHFSSTLAQFLAMNTHYTNGGQIFSYMLSLNAVTVLVVQYPIVRTASKFPPILPLILGNVCIALSLLLFGMPGGIALLMFSVILFTVGEVLLFTMMDMLIDRIARPEWKGTYFGTIGFNNLGNVMAPVLGGVLLDQFGAANGPAVFIPIALTTALGLPFLFTAHKRLRIRELVEAGEQRS comes from the coding sequence ATGAAACAGCATTTGCGGCATATTCACCCTCTGGCCTGGACGATTATCATCGGCACGATGTTCGGCCGGATGGTCACCTCCATGAGCATTCCATTTCTTTCAATCTATCTGACACAGGTCCTGGGCGCTTCCTCAACCGAGACCGGATTTACAGTAGCCGTCAGCTCACTGGCAGGCGTAATGATCAGTTTCTACGGCGGATACATCTCTGATGTTATCGGACGCAGAATCGTCATGCTGGTCTCCGTATTCGGCTGGGCTTGTGTATTCTTCGGCTTTGCTGCCGCGCAGCATTTATGGGTCTTTTTTCTCGTCAATACGCTGAACGGATTATGCCGGGCCGTATTTGAACCAACCTCACGGGCGCTGCTGTCAGACATTACCCCGAAAGAGCATAAGTTGCTTGTCTTCAATCTGCGGTATGCAGCGGTTAATGTCGGTGTAGTATTCGGACCGATTATCGGGCTGCAGCTGGGATCGGCAAAATCAACTTTCCCCTTCCTGATCGCAGGGCTGGTCTATATCGCTTATGGCCTGGTGCTGTTTCTGCAATTTTCAGTACACAAGTCCAGCCTGCCGGTTCACGGTGAAGCACAGACGCCAAAACTGCGCGAAGCGCTGGCAACCACCGGGAGGGATAAGGTGTTCCTGCCTGTTCTGCTGGGTACTATCTTCTGCGTATTAGGCTATGGGCATTTCAGTTCCACACTGGCCCAGTTTCTGGCGATGAACACACATTATACAAACGGCGGGCAGATCTTCTCCTATATGTTGTCGCTGAACGCGGTGACTGTGCTTGTTGTGCAGTACCCGATCGTCCGCACAGCAAGCAAATTCCCGCCGATCCTCCCGCTGATTCTGGGGAATGTCTGCATTGCACTTAGCCTGCTGCTCTTCGGCATGCCAGGCGGAATTGCCCTGCTAATGTTCAGCGTAATCCTGTTCACGGTCGGGGAGGTGCTCCTCTTTACCATGATGGATATGCTGATTGACCGGATTGCCCGGCCGGAGTGGAAAGGCACCTATTTCGGCACCATCGGCTTCAATAACCTGGGCAACGTAATGGCGCCTGTTCTCGGGGGCGTGCTGCTCGATCAATTCGGTGCGGCGAACGGCCCTGCGGTCTTCATACCGATAGCCTTGACTACTGCGCTAGGCCTGCCCTTCCTCTTTACCGCTCATAAGCGGCTCCGGATCAGAGAGCTTGTTGAAGCGGGAGAACAAAGAAGTTGA